Proteins encoded in a region of the Raphanus sativus cultivar WK10039 chromosome 8, ASM80110v3, whole genome shotgun sequence genome:
- the LOC108846374 gene encoding uncharacterized protein LOC108846374 produces the protein MCTIKEAVGHIIAWPKNKCVELGQGLQPEDIAPLGSKANSLNKCKLLDLSDDSVVVGEGRWQTQEPKALVNGIPLGPKAVKVFLDVILEPQTFLWRPTSDVAYLEDCLMSFISWPARKVVFENPPEGTRNSPTQHTASSVGNTRETVLKVPSISSKFPTSTAPTEKSPSSQLNHGSEAVQVNKKCKLMDISGRKRVVAEGRVHSTDPNQMVHFVRLGPNAARVWVDAVMVDDADVWRKSDEIESLKDAHGSSIAWPVDKLVIF, from the exons ATGTGCACGATTAAAGAAGCTGTTGGTCATATCATTGCATGGCCTAAGAACAAATGTGTTGAACTAGGTCAAGGCCTCCAACCAGAAGACATTGCACCACTG GGCTCAAAAGCAAACTCTCTCAACAAGTGCAAACTACTTGATTTATCCGATGATAGTGTAGTTGTTGGTGAAGGACGTTGGCAGACACAAGAACCAAAAGCATTGGTTAATGGCATTCCCCTCGGTCCAAAAGCAGTTAAAGTCTTTCTTGATGTCATACTTGAACCTCAAACTTTTTTATGGAGGCCTACGTCAGACGTCGCATACCTTGAGGATTGCTTGATGTCTTTCATCTCATGGCCTGCTCGGAAAGTTGTCTTCGAAAACCCACCTGAAGGAACAAGAAATTCTCCTACACAGCACACTGCATCCTCAGTAGGAAACACAAGAGAAACAGTTCTAAAAGTTCCATCCATCAGTTCTAAGTTTCCTACATCCACAGCTCCTACTGAGAAATCTCCATCAAGCCAG CTAAATCATGGATCGGAAGCTGTACAAGTTAATAAGAAGTGCAAACTGATGGACATTAGTGGAAGGAAACGGGTTGTTGCCGAAGGACGTGTGCATTCAACAGACCCAAATCAAATGGTACACTTTGTACGATTGGGTCCGAATGCAGCTAGAGTGTGGGTTGATGCAGTGATGGTAGATGATGCAGACGTTTGGAGGAAGTCTGATGAAATCGAGTCTTTGAAAGATGCACATGGTTCATCTATTGCATGGCCAGTTGATAAATTGGTCATATTTTAA
- the LOC130499080 gene encoding uncharacterized protein LOC130499080: MALLSNLQVPMVLRLRVSYRCCSCIALQDGDWWISRFRSRSRVMELLREILHEAAPISSSEMDDTYLWKPGNRPASSAFSTADTWSALHPHGESVLWHRQVWFHGKIPKHAFITWVNARNRLSTRYRLRRWGMQVPSECILCNVEDETRQHLFFYCSYSTEVWLYFCSRLNVNPPSEFEEGLRWLRNPSTDEFLKLIIRLVYQAVVYGIWKERNARVHSQIFRPAQALILEIKQVVQNCLDPLSRAQNSRRRDITLLGTWFSRF; the protein is encoded by the coding sequence ATGGCCCTCTTATCGAATTTACAGGTCCCAATGGTCCTCAGGTTACGGGTTTCCTATAGATGCTGTAGTTGCATTGCCTTACAAGATGGAGACTGGTGGATAAGCAGATTCCGTAGTAGAAGCAGAGTTATGGAGCTGTTGCGTGAAATTCTCCATGAAGCAGCACCCATTAGCTCTTCTGAGATGGATGACACCTACTTATGGAAACCAGGAAACAGACCAGCGTCGAGTGCATTCTCCACAGCAGATACCTGGTCGGCCTTACACCCCCACGGAGAGTCAGTCCTATGGCATAGGCAAGTCTGGTTTCATGGGAAAATTCCAAAACATGCTTTTATTACTTGGGTAAATGCAAGAAACCGGTTGAGTACTCGATATAGATTGAGAAGATGGGGAATGCAAGTGCCTTCAGAATGCATTTTATGCAATGTGGAGGATGAGACAAGACAgcacttatttttttattgcagTTATAGTACAGAGGTCTGGCTTTACTTCTGTTCAAGGCTCAATGTTAACCCTCCATCTGAGTTTGAAGAGGGCCTGCGATGGTTGCGAAACCCCTCTACGGATGAGTTTTTGAAGTTGATTATCAGGCTAGTGTATCAGGCAGTGGTTTATGGTATCTGGAAAGAGAGAAATGCAAGAGTGCATTCACAGATTTTCAGACCAGCACAAGCTTTGATCCTTGAGATTAAGCAAGTTGTTCAGAATTGTTTGGACCCACTGTCAAGAGCTCAGAATTCTAGAAGGAGAGATATTACTCTACTTGGAACTTGGTTTAGTAGATTCTAG
- the LOC130499081 gene encoding uncharacterized protein LOC130499081 yields MHIYASCGVWKFDPNKGWGFAVDKEKRGRVLAVELTSSFEDLRKTAFEDFGIDQNEVELELSYLPMELISTIDCPPVIIENDRQLKNFLTYVRGKASTRLCVSISPLNGNSDNIEVDKEQPKSPSRERGEPSSFSPRDHIASSSESSNDAEDDGNSNASEEDGGVDLSAKEDDRGKGVRFSLVDVVKKGETFQNKMKLKAALEMSAMKHSFDYKVVKSDRKLWYIRCIDNHCKWSVRAEGLSGSTYFIIKKYVADHTCAASSMKNGGRTASAKTIGTLIMHRYDGVKEGPKTNDVIQIMRMDHGCEISKSLAWDAREFAISVVRGIPEKSFGKISRYLHMLEEANPGTHTFYETDVDGKFRFLFVSFGQSLRGFHTSMRKVLVVDGTFLKGKYKGVLLAATALDGNSNLYPVAFAVVDSENDRSWNWFMRQLKLVVADERSLAFISDRNTSLCKAIENVYPLSQHGICIHHLLNNVVKHFRGKGLVALIAKASKAYRVVDFQQRFQAVCNISPAIGNYLTEAEISKWARCQFPGFRYDIRTTNPAESINSALRTPREYPVIPLLDSIREMLTRWFFERRTLSRKHTKPLTVAIEKKIDRRITKGKTFLVQPINEHRFLVRGDTIDCLVDLDRRTCSCGKYDLLKIPCRHAIKAGLTVGRAPSSLTDDMYTTSTWRTAYEETINPIGVPEDSWIVPDDVRNANVLPPESRRAAGRRRKRRYETVEDKLRSSQGTQQKKKRRCSRCGEENHNRATCDRAI; encoded by the coding sequence ATGCATATCTATGCCTCTTGTGGGGTGTGGAAATTTGATCCCAATAAAGGATGGGGATTTGCTGTTGATAAAGAAAAACGAGGTAGAGTACTGGCTGTGGAATTGACAAGTTCCTTTGAAGATCTAAGGAAGACAGCTTTTGAGGACTTTGGAATTGACCAAAACGAAGTCGAGCTTGAGTTAAGCTACTTACCTATGGAGTTGATAAGCACCATAGACTGTCCCCCAGTTATCATTGAGAATGATCGGCAACTCAAAAATTTTCTTACATATGTACGTGGAAAAGCTTCTACAAGGTTGTGTGTGTCTATTTCACCTCTCAATGGAAACAGCGACAACATTGAGGTTGATAAGGAGCAACCTAAATCGCCTTCCAGAGAGCGAGGTGAGCCATCCTCGTTTTCACCCAGAGATCACATCGCTAGTTCATCTGAATCAAGCAATGATGCTGAAGACGATGGTAACTCGAACGCCTCAGAAGAAGATGGAGGTGTTGACTTAAGTGCAAAAGAAGACGATAGGGGGAAAGGTGTTCGGTTTTCTTTGGTGGATGTTGTAAAGAAGGGTGAAActtttcaaaacaaaatgaaGTTGAAAGCAGCACTCGAAATGTCAGCAATGAAGCATAGCTTCGACTACAAAGTTGTGAAATCGGACAGAAAACTGTGGTACATTAGATGCATTGACAACCATTGCAAGTGGAGTGTTCGTGCTGAGGGGTTATCAGGATCCACATATTTcatcataaaaaaatatgtagcAGATCATACATGTGCTGCGTCGAGTATGAAAAATGGTGGTCGGACAGCTTCTGCAAAAACTATTGGCACTCTAATAATGCATAGGTATGATGGTGTGAAAGAAGGTCCCAAAACTAATGATGTCATACAGATTATGAGAATGGACCATGGATGCGAGATATCTAAATCCTTAGCATGGGATGCTCGTGAGTTTGCAATTAGTGTGGTCAGAGGTATTCCAGAGAAgagttttggaaaaatttcGAGGTACTTGCACATGCTCGAAGAAGCTAATCCAGGAACACACACGTTTTATGAAACCGATGTTGATGGGAAATTTCGCTTTCTCTTCGTTTCGTTTGGGCAATCACTCCGAGGTTTTCACACGTCCATGCGAAAAGTTCTTGTTGTCGATGGGACGTTTTTGAAGGGCAAGTACAAAGGGGTATTACTTGCTGCTACAGCTTTAGATGGTAACTCTAACTTGTATCCTGTTGCATTTGCCGTTGTGGACTCGGAAAATGACCGTTCATGGAATTGGTTTATGAGACAGCTAAAGCTTGTTGTTGCGGACGAGCGTTCTCTAGCTTTTATATCAGACAGAAATACCTCACTTTGCAAGGCGATTGAGAATGTTTATCCTCTTTCTCAACATGGCATTTGCATTCACCATCTGTTGAATAATGTGGTCAAACATTTTAGAGGAAAGGGATTGGTTGCATTGATTGCAAAAGCTTCTAAAGCTTATAGAGTTGTTGATTTTCAGCAGAGATTCCAAGCTGTTTGCAATATTAGTCCAGCTATTGGAAACTATTTAACGGAAGCTGAGATTTCAAAGTGGGCTCGCTGTCAGTTTCCAGGATTCAGGTACGACATCAGGACGACAAACCCGGCTGAATCAATAAACTCTGCTTTGCGCACACCAAGAGAGTATCCTGTAATTCCGTTGTTGGATAGCATCAGAGAAATGTTGACACGTTGGTTCTTCGAACGTCGGACACTGAGCAGGAAGCATACAAAACCATTAACTGTTGCCATCGAGAAGAAGATAGATAGGCGGATTACGAAGGGTAAAACGTTTCTTGTCCAACCAATTAACGAGCATCGTTTTTTGGTTCGTGGAGATACAATTGACTGCCTGGTTGATCTAGACAGACGGACTTGCTCATGTGGGAAATATGACTTGCTAAAGATTCCATGTAGACACGCTATCAAGGCTGGTTTAACAGTTGGCCGAGCCCCATCTTCCCTTACGGATGACATGTACACTACTTCCACTTGGAGAACAGCTTATGAGGAAACTATTAATCCAATAGGTGTTCCTGAGGATAGTTGGATTGTTCCAGATGATGTTCGAAATGCAAATGTGCTACCTCCTGAATCAAGAAGAGCAgcaggaaggagaagaaaacgAAGGTATGAGACAGTTGAAGACAAGCTCCGTTCATCGCAAGGAactcaacaaaaaaagaagCGCAGATGCAGTCGATGTGGCGAAGAGAATCATAACAGGGCTACATGTGACAGAGCTATTTAA
- the LOC108836669 gene encoding uncharacterized protein LOC108836669: MTMDQLPKCLFREGTETQVEKVNNTCRTSILKKVEKYVEAEYNDVLGDPLFAQVIAIYVHKLKYSGRVIHSFVCKQLLTAKRHELWFHFARRPLRFAMQEFHAITGLKYIDDDLDLEIDNWKDDKGFWSKLLRRKEKICLLDIRKKHLKACNTWSRIDRLRIVYLCVIVGLLMAKDERVAIPHKYIKLVMDFEKMRRYPWGLHSFDALVTSIIAARDKVKTQNSYVIDGFSYALQIWLMEAIPDIGSLVGKKLEEGVTSMRCSNWKGSAMVSYDDITSIESNFPSTGDVFPYISSTGNCNIIVDAGFERQDEMKDERVDLIIDMYRQKYDWSKHVWSFQETVQPYACISEDDGSKEEEAGETSDSRVEEEIEAAHVSPAKKRKNQYQDIGAQSRKKKLLCQRSADKYKDLEEEMKSYIQDMFKSSFTALGLEVRELIDDRFTKLEEKILSSQPQVGVPVGVPSGLPAYTHTPAAATTSSGPPVRGYIPTPASTDPAPGSAPPTAPVTSRSRASAPSRNKAPVSSQTGGPATAAKTRYQTKDADLSDVYGSLFSSLDENLGTQEHLQKTVGNLTQESNVKGFDPSQDKQSEDHDAFTTPLTSFRPQNSKSPFLTDIDDPIVRCKDSDYALVINIVTIMLLLYRAIQIGPSKFDAELATRIIGPNHWLKNYDMDAMMYLFQERTSLRRWKPTRVAFMSCLFSTQIISAFGRFDGNRRSYKIDKNLLEYGRGELPYHGRTDAVWNVDVDRLYIPVFVNQNHWISMCVNLVNRTIEVFDCGGRKNNRSVEAFAVLIPRIVKAVQPPDKKKDFNVKQYTVSHVPISGVNKSGNDCGAYSLKFIECHLLGLDFTLVNDENIQEARHKIAYDLWEAAHDEVLQFRMATFKPPLRAPEKVVDLG, encoded by the exons ATGACGATGGATCAGTTGCCTAAATGCCTATTCAGAGAGGGAACTGAAACACAAGTTGAGAAGGTCAACAACACTTGTCGAACTTCCATACTTAAGAAGGTGGAGAAGTATGTGGAAGCAGAGTACAATGACGTGTTGGGTGATCCGCTATTTGCTCAGGTTATAGCCATCTATGTGCACAAGCTTAAGTACTCGGGGAGAGTGATCCACAGCTTCGTTTGTAAGCAGCTTCTGACCGCAAAGCGCCATGAGTTGTGGTTCCACTTTGCTAGGAGGCCTCTCAGATTTGCAATGCAAGAATTCCATGCGATCACTGGTCTGAAATACATAGACGACGATCTTGACTTGGAGATTGATAATTGGAAAGATGACAAAGGGTTTTGGAGTAAGTTGCTGAGGAGAAAAGAGAAAATTTGCTTACTAGATATCAGGAAGAAGCATCTGAAGGCTTGTAATACGTGGTCTCGTATCGATAGGCTGAGGATCGTATATTTGTGTGTGATCGTTGGGTTATTAATGGCGAAGGATGAGAGGGTTGCCATCCCACACAAGTACATCAAGCTGGTGATGGATTTCGAGAAGATGAGGAGATATCCGTGGGGTCTTCACTCTTTTGATGCGCTAGTTACTTCCATCATAGCAGCTAGGGATAAAGTGAAGACGCAGAACAGTTATGTCATAGATGGATTCTCGTATGCACTTCAAATTTGGTTGATGGAGGCTATTCCAGACATCGGGTCTCTTGTGGGTAAGAAGCTCGAAGAAGGTGTCACTAGCATGAGATGCAGTAACTGGAAAGGATCTGCTATGGTTTCCTACGATGATATTACTAGCATTGAGTCTAATTTTCCATCCACT GGTGATGTGTTTCCATACATCTCTTCAACTGGGAATTGCAATATCATTGTTGATGCTGGCTTTGAACGACAGGATGAGATGAAGGACGAAAGGGTCGATCTGATCATTGACATGTACAGACAGAAGTATGACTGGAGTAAGCATGTTTGGAGTTTTCAGGAAACTGTACAACCATATGCATGCATTTCTGAGGATGATGGTtcaaaggaagaagaagctggagAAACAAGTGATTCTCGAGTGGAAGAAGAAATAGAAGCTGCCCATGTGTCTCCTgcgaagaagagaaagaaccaGTATCAGGATATTGGTGCACAGTCAAGGAAGAAGAAGTtactttgccaaagatcagCCGACAAATACAAAGATCTTGAAGAGGAAATGAAGTCATATATACAGGATATGTTCAAGTCGTCTTTTACTGCCTTAGGGTTGGAGGTCCGCGAGTTAATTGACGACCGGTTTACGAAATTAGAGGAGAAGATCCTTTCATCTCAGCCTCAGGTTGGTGTTCCGGTTGGTGTTCCGTCTGGTCTTCCGGCTTATACTCACACTCCAGCTGCTGCTACGACATCTAGTGGCCCTCCTGTTCGTGGTTATATTCCTACTCCGGCGTCTACTGATCCTGCTCCTGGTAGTGCTCCTCCGACTGCTCCTGTTACTTCCCGCAGTCGAGCTTCTGCTCCATCACGCAATAAAGCTCCGGTTTCTTCTCAAACTGGTGGGCCTGCAACTGCTGCTAAGACAAGGTATCAGACGAAG GATGCGGACTTGTCTGATGTGTATGGCAGCTTATTTAGCTCTTTAGATGAAAATTTAGGGACCCAAGAGCACTTACAGAAGACAGTAGGCAACCTTACACAAGAGTCAAATGTTAAAGGATTTGATCCTTCTCAAGACAAGCAATCCGAAGACCATGATGCTTTCACTACACCATTGACTTCTTTCCGGCCACAGAACTCGAAGTCTCCATTCTTGACTGATATTGATGATCCCATAGTCCGTTGCAAAGATAGCGACTATGCATTG GTAATAAACATCGTCACAATAATGCTTCTTCTTTACAGAGCAATTCAGATTGGACCATCTAAATTTGATGCAGAGTTAGCTACACGTATAATTGGGCCTAATCATTGGCTCAAGAACTAT GACATGGACGCCATGATGTATTTGTTTCAAGAACGAACCTCATTGCGTCGGTGGAAGCCAACCCGAGTAGCATTTATGAGCTGTTTGTTTAGTACTCAGATCATCTCGGCTTTCGGCAGGTTTGACGGGAACAGGAGAAGTTACAAAATCGACAAGAATCTTCTAGAGTATGGAAGAGGTGAGCTTCCATACCACGGACGTACAGATGCCGTATGGAATGTTGATGTAGATCGTCTCTACATCCCGGTTTTTGTTAACCAAAACCATTGGATCTCTATGTGCGTTAATCTTGTGAATCGGACAATTGAGGTCTTCGATTGTGGGGGTAGGAAGAACAACAGGTCTGTGGAAGCATTCGCCGTCCTCATTCCACGAATCGTCAAGGCTGTCCAACCGCCAGATAAGAAGAAAGATTTCAATGTTAAGCAGTATACTGTTTCACATGTCCCGATCAGCGGCGTCAACAAAAGTGGTAATGATTGTGGTGCTTATTCATTGAAATTCATAGAGTGCCATCTTCTGGGCTTAGATTTCACTTTGGTAAATGATGAGAACATCCAAGAAGCCCGACATAAGATAGCATATGATCTTTGGGAAGCAGCACATGATGAGGTCTTGCAGTTTCGAATGGCCACATTTAAGCCTCCACTGCGTGCTCCGGAGAAAGTTGTTGATCTTGGTTGA
- the LOC108837739 gene encoding mitogen-activated protein kinase kinase kinase 20-like codes for MQTNEEFVKLLGEGAYGFVNLVRYNNSDDNSSFLSAVKNSYQEDYASLQRELHVLLQLRGCPRIVTCHGDSLQQSFSRFGEKLHKPQLEYASEGSLNAFMNNYADRKLPEPLIKDFARMVLEGLVSVHGHGYVHCDIKPDNILVFPRQDSYEIKICDFGNSLEIGEVPLCWEINFPWLGTAIYMSPESVRDGIASTSLDLWSVGCLVLEMYTGVIPWKGVELDDIAARLLSGQAPEIPETLPSDAKDFIQTCFSREPEGRGSAHGLLFHPFLPRPEVEEEEEKKTEEKTTKSFLLNLFKLRIRGTSSNKKLTTDAVDVSDKKPLKLRFWKTKTTQFKRTLNKVLRLKKSTNFSLVSVH; via the coding sequence ATGCAAACTAACGAAGAATTCGTCAAGCTTCTCGGCGAAGGTGCTTATGGTTTTGTTAATCTCGTCCGCTACAATAACTCCGACGACAACTCTTCCTTCCTCTCAGCCGTAAAGAACTCTTACCAAGAAGACTACGCCAGTCTCCAACGAGAGTTACACGTTCTTCTCCAACTCAGGGGATGTCCCAGGATCGTTACATGTCACGGAGACTCTCTCCAACAAAGCTTCAGCAGATTCGGGGAGAAACTCCACAAACCGCAACTCGAATACGCTTCCGAAGGTAGTCTCAACGCTTTCATGAACAACTACGCCGACAGGAAGTTGCCTGAACCGTTGATCAAGGATTTCGCGCGGATGGTTCTTGAAGGTTTGGTCTCGGTTCACGGTCATGGCTATGTTCACTGCGACATCAAACCAGACAACATACTGGTCTTCCCTAGACAAGATTCATACGAGATTAAGATTTGTGATTTTGGTAACTCGTTAGAGATAGGAGAAGTTCCTCTGTGCTGGGAGATTAATTTCCCGTGGCTTGGGACTGCGATCTACATGTCGCCCGAGTCGGTCCGTGACGGCATCGCCAGCACGTCTCTAGACTTGTGGTCGGTGGGATGTTTGGTCCTGGAGATGTACACTGGAGTGATTCCTTGGAAAGGCGTTGAGCTAGATGATATCGCTGCTCGTCTCCTCTCTGGTCAAGCTCCAGAGATACCTGAGACGCTTCCTTCTGATGCAAAGGACTTTATCCAAACGTGTTTCTCGAGGGAACCTGAAGGGAGAGGAAGCGCGCATGGGTTGTTGTTTCATCCTTTCTTGCCTCGTCCAGAAgttgaagaagaggaggagaagaaaacagaggagaAGACAACTAAATCGTTTCTGTTGAACCTGTTCAAGTTGAGAATCAGAGGAACAAGTTCAAATAAGAAACTAACGACGGATGCTGTTGATGTTTCAGACAAGAAGCCTCTGAAGTTGAGGTTTTGGAAGACAAAGACCACACAGTTTAAGAGAACTCTGAACAAAGTGTTGAGGTTGAAGAAATCGACCAACTTCAGTTTAGTGTCTGTTCATTAA
- the LOC108837737 gene encoding F-box/kelch-repeat protein At4g38940-like — protein MSRAEEQPPSDPITSLPEDVAFDILARVPRRDYPRVSRVSKLFRSLIVASPEVLYARRSSSGCAEHCLYVSVRNLVNGVDRLYTRIGDRRLVLIPGLPPLPRRGSLVAVGSRIYVFGGVRVTSSAFSIDCISHTVQPLPSMPFPMADTVADYMDGRIYVIGSDDFSSESKKVVVFNTETQTWEPEMTTTKPAGMEIGDLRTYGYAVLMGGKMYMRDNWKSFVYDPKESKWEMDEVLGSKEWGSACVVDDVLYYHDSRKNELRWYDPKQRCWGVVKGVEALLAQTLDFGYIDSVCYGGGKLVLLCPKGGVRIMREVFFAEISLERRKGGQILGEVDHMCDLALTVAGGKFHTVKALDVVV, from the coding sequence ATGTCTAGGGCAGAGGAGCAACCGCCGTCGGATCCCATTACGTCACTTCCCGAGGACGTCGCCTTCGACATCTTAGCGCGTGTACCGAGACGCGACTATCCAAGAGTCTCCCGCGTTTCGAAACTCTTCCGCTCACTCATCGTTGCGTCGCCTGAGGTATTATACGCGAGACGATCTTCCTCGGGTTGCGCTGAACACTGTCTCTATGTTTCAGTCCGCAACCTCGTCAACGGCGTTGACCGTTTGTATACTCGCATCGGCGACCGCCGCTTGGTCCTCATCCCTGGGCTTCCCCCTTTGCCTCGCCGTGGAAGCCTTGTGGCAGTAGGTTCGAGGATATATGTGTTTGGTGGGGTTAGGGTTACATCGAGTGCTTTCAGCATCGACTGCATATCTCACACTGTTCAACCCCTCCCGAGCATGCCGTTCCCCATGGCTGATACAGTCGCCGACTATATGGATGGGAGGATCTACGTTATTGGATCTGATGACTTCTCCTCAGAGTCAAAGAAGGTGGTGGTGTTCAATACCGAGACACAAACGTGGGAGCCTGAGATGACGACGACAAAGCCAGCAGGGATGGAGATAGGTGACTTGAGGACGTATGGTTATGCGGTGCTGATGGGTGGTAAGATGTACATGAGGGATAACTGGAAGAGCTTTGTTTACGATCCAAAGGAAAGCAAATGGGAAATGGACGAGGTCCTGGGTTCCAAGGAGTGGGGGAGTGCGTGTGTCGTTGATGATGTTTTGTACTATCACGATTCTCGTAAGAACGAGTTAAGATGGTATGACCCGAAGCAGAGGTGTTGGGGAGTGGTGAAAGGCGTGGAAGCCTTGTTGGCTCAGACGCTTGATTTTGGGTATATAGACTCTGTCTGTTACGGCGGTGGGAAGCTGGTTTTGCTGTGTCCTAAAGGAGGTGTCAGAATCATGCGGGAGGTTTTTTTTGCTGAGATTTCTCTGGAAAGACGCAAAGGAGGTCAGATTTTGGGTGAAGTTGATCATATGTGTGATCTTGCTTTGACTGTTGCTGGTGGTAAATTTCACACTGTGAAAGCTCTTGATGTTGTGGTTTGA
- the LOC108821160 gene encoding cysteine--tRNA ligase 2, cytoplasmic-like: MGALQCLLPTHQPRVSDHMDHIIKMIQKIIENDCGYVVEGDVFFSVEKSHNYGKLSGQLLEHTRAGERVAVDSRKRNPADFALWKAAKPGEISWESPWGPGRPGWHIECSAMSAHYLSPRFDIHGGGEDLKFPHHENEIAQTCAAHEDGGVNYWLHNGHVTINNEKMAKSKKNFKPIREVTKKYHPLALRHFLMSVHYRSPLSFSRSQLDSSSEALYYVYQTLQDLDDALLPYQEAMAEDGGKAQVTAEAKDIINKLKSEFEAKMLDDLNTAHILTGAYQEALKFINASIGKLKKMQKKQRVSLLVSLVEIEKAAREVLDVLGLLTTLSYAEILKEMKQKTLTRAGLSEEDIAQKIEERIMARKNKEFEKSDEIRAELTVQGIALMDIGNDTVWRPCFSSSQAYSSDGDESSS; the protein is encoded by the exons ATGGGTGCACTTCAGTGCCTCCTTCCCACCCACCAGCCACGTGTCAGCGACCATATGGATCACATTATTAAAATGAttcaaaag ATCATTGAGAATGATTGTGGGTATGTAGTGGAAGGAGATGTGTTTTTTTCTGTCGAAAAATCACACAACTATGGTAAGTTATCTGGTCAGCTGCTGGAACATACACGAGCCGGCGAGCGAGTTGCTGTTGATTCCAGAAAACGTAACCCTGCTGATTTTGCACTATGGAAG GCTGCAAAACCTGGTGAGATAAGTTGGGAGAGCCCATGGGGTCCAGGAAGACCCGGATGGCACATCGAGTGCAGTGCCATGAGTGCTCATTATCTCTCTCCCAGATTTGACATTCATGGTGGTGGTGAAGATCTCAAATTCCCCCACCATGAGAACGAGATCGCTCAGACGTGTGCCGCACATGAGGATGGTGGTGTCAACTACTGGTTGCATAATGGGCATGTCACTATTAACAACGAGAAGATGGCCAAGTCAAAGAAGAACTTCAAACCAATCAGAGAA GTCACAAAAAAGTACCATCCATTGGCTCTGAGGCACTTCTTGATGAGTGTACACTACCGGTCTCCTCTGAGTTTCTCACGGTCGCAGCTAGACAGTTCGTCTGAAGCTTTGTATTATGTTTATCAG ACATTGCAAGATCTTGATGATGCCCTGTTGCCATATCAAGAAGCAATGGCTGAAGACGGTGGAAAAGCTCAAGTGACTGCAGAAGCCAAAGACATCATTAACAAGCTCAAAAGTGAGTTTGAAGCTAAGATGTTGGACGATCTGAATACTGCCCATATACTCACAGGTGCTTACCAAGAAGCATTGAAATTCATCAACGCTTCCATTGGCAAGCTCAAG aaaatgcAGAAGAAACAGCGAGTGTCCCTGCTTGTGTCACTCGTTGAGATTGAGAAAGCAGCCAGGGAAGTTCTTGATGTGCTTGGTTTGCTCACAACCCTGAGCTATGCCGAGATTCTGAAAGAAATGAAGCAGAAAACACTAACAAGAGCAGGGTTGAGCGAAGAAGACATTGCACAGAAGATAGAAGAAAGGATAATGGCGCGGAAGAACAAAGAGTTCGAGAAAAGTGATGAGATCAGAGCAGAATTGACTGTTCAAGGAATAGCATTAATGGATATTGGCAACGACACTGTGTGGAGGCCATGCTTCTCTAGTTCTCAGGCTTATTCCAGCGATGGAGATGAGTCATCTTCCTAA